The following coding sequences are from one Enterococcus sp. 4G2_DIV0659 window:
- a CDS encoding phage tail tip lysozyme: MSSNETAINWMDQRKGKVTYSRPARLGPNSYDCSSAVYYALIAAGVFSVGTMGNTDTLFGHLESAGWQQVSNPQRGDVFIWGIRGASGGDDGHAGIFVDSTSIIHCNLFANGISVDNHASRRSYNGNPPATFYRNPKGSSGGSTPAPEITSEEERRAWSIAQLLNKSGYNMSSIAGLLGNIDVETGGSMNPDTDQIDGPAYGLVQWDGSAYPLVGSPTYNGREYVQRLLSHAGINGNYTSVEVQTRLIDWCMFNGQWIGVVEPKSVEGFKNATDVEQATFAFVKNFERAGTEHLQRRYDAAKRWHTFLNKLPSDLGELETFETMTNVGSLDFLGIKNGEIHASGWHFSSDKGDQYIAFINAETDQELGRIKAAPMDRPDVKEAYPKVIGVENAGFDVKLKVANGTAVYIKGIRTNGSAIDELIFDKIIIFEQAFDVEIDPYAKSNTKFFFEILENGKVIKRGTKILNTLSWNNELMYVPTTQIELPIEYTEWIKGREEIKLYINQKVFHGIVTGYTLDKDNETLSVELAHVVSEWEYRQISTNLAAKNRTINDIYSTLDFRYPGWNVNYLQDSAMRVIDYVYSRQNKLEGLTKTCELTPDLFWRVGFHFGRALEIGSFGEKKSYIFSTKPSSKQNIRIIAEPTINHNFDHVVNIATVYGEKSDSGMSSMSLREIYENKASQDPKFPVLILRKGINNERGYDYIQFSKLAPNGNIEYSVIDTESIALESAKVIEGAFSFNDLAPFNTNEKEITDEDRAKAAKTAYDAAVKKLKQSRRTYQIELTVEELPDDINVGDKVRLLYDNQLLAVEECSNYMKKILKLDDWFYITSINYAIDQNGVEQNSVVLEKFLKVDRESGQQ, encoded by the coding sequence ATGTCAAGCAATGAAACAGCAATCAATTGGATGGATCAACGCAAAGGAAAAGTGACTTATAGTAGACCGGCAAGATTAGGTCCAAATAGTTATGACTGTAGTTCAGCCGTTTACTATGCCTTGATTGCCGCAGGTGTTTTTTCTGTCGGTACGATGGGCAATACGGACACTTTGTTTGGGCACTTAGAAAGTGCAGGCTGGCAGCAAGTCAGTAACCCTCAAAGAGGTGATGTGTTTATCTGGGGAATAAGAGGAGCTTCTGGCGGCGATGATGGTCACGCTGGAATATTTGTTGATAGTACTAGTATTATTCATTGTAATTTATTTGCAAATGGAATATCAGTCGATAATCATGCGTCCAGACGTAGCTATAATGGAAATCCGCCAGCTACGTTTTATCGTAATCCCAAAGGCTCTAGTGGCGGTTCTACTCCAGCACCAGAAATAACATCAGAGGAAGAGCGCAGAGCTTGGTCAATTGCTCAATTACTAAATAAATCTGGCTACAATATGAGTTCAATTGCAGGCTTACTGGGAAATATCGATGTTGAGACAGGTGGATCAATGAACCCTGATACTGATCAAATAGATGGTCCAGCCTATGGACTTGTTCAATGGGACGGCTCTGCGTATCCCTTGGTTGGTAGTCCAACATATAATGGACGAGAATATGTTCAGCGTTTACTTAGCCACGCAGGGATTAATGGCAATTATACAAGTGTGGAAGTGCAGACTCGTTTGATCGATTGGTGTATGTTCAACGGTCAATGGATCGGTGTAGTTGAACCTAAATCGGTAGAAGGATTTAAAAATGCTACAGATGTGGAACAAGCCACATTTGCTTTTGTCAAAAACTTTGAACGAGCAGGTACAGAGCATTTACAAAGGCGTTATGATGCTGCGAAACGTTGGCATACTTTTTTAAACAAATTACCTTCTGACTTAGGAGAATTAGAGACCTTTGAAACCATGACCAATGTTGGCTCTTTGGATTTCTTAGGAATTAAAAATGGAGAAATTCATGCCTCTGGTTGGCACTTTAGTTCTGATAAAGGCGACCAATATATTGCTTTTATCAATGCGGAGACGGATCAGGAACTTGGGCGTATCAAAGCTGCACCGATGGACCGGCCAGATGTTAAAGAAGCCTATCCAAAAGTAATCGGCGTTGAAAACGCTGGTTTTGACGTGAAACTAAAAGTAGCAAATGGAACAGCTGTTTACATCAAAGGAATACGTACGAATGGCTCAGCTATCGACGAACTAATTTTTGATAAAATCATCATCTTTGAACAAGCCTTTGATGTTGAAATCGATCCGTATGCTAAAAGCAATACTAAATTCTTTTTTGAGATTTTAGAAAATGGCAAGGTAATCAAACGAGGGACAAAGATCTTAAACACACTTAGCTGGAACAATGAGCTGATGTATGTACCAACGACTCAAATCGAGTTACCAATTGAATATACAGAATGGATCAAAGGTCGTGAGGAAATCAAGTTGTATATCAACCAAAAAGTTTTTCACGGTATTGTGACAGGGTATACGCTAGACAAAGATAATGAAACATTATCTGTTGAGTTAGCTCATGTAGTTTCTGAATGGGAATACCGTCAAATCTCCACTAATCTAGCGGCTAAAAATCGAACAATTAACGATATTTACAGCACACTCGATTTTCGCTATCCAGGCTGGAATGTGAATTATCTGCAAGATTCAGCCATGCGTGTGATCGATTATGTATACAGTCGACAAAACAAATTAGAAGGTTTAACGAAAACCTGTGAATTGACCCCAGATTTATTTTGGCGAGTAGGCTTTCATTTTGGTCGTGCTCTAGAAATTGGTTCTTTCGGAGAAAAAAAATCCTATATTTTTTCGACCAAACCTAGTAGCAAACAAAACATCCGTATCATCGCTGAGCCAACAATCAACCATAATTTTGATCATGTGGTGAACATTGCTACCGTTTATGGGGAAAAATCAGATTCTGGAATGTCCAGTATGAGTCTAAGAGAGATCTATGAAAATAAAGCAAGCCAAGATCCCAAATTTCCAGTTCTGATTTTAAGAAAAGGAATCAATAATGAGCGAGGGTACGATTATATCCAATTTTCAAAACTAGCACCCAATGGGAATATTGAATACTCTGTCATTGATACGGAAAGTATAGCACTGGAATCCGCTAAAGTAATTGAAGGGGCATTTTCATTCAATGATTTAGCGCCATTTAATACAAACGAAAAAGAAATCACCGATGAAGACCGAGCCAAAGCAGCTAAAACAGCTTATGATGCGGCTGTGAAAAAGTTGAAACAATCAAGACGTACGTATCAAATCGAATTGACGGTAGAAGAATTACCTGATGATATCAATGTAGGCGATAAAGTCCGTTTACTATATGACAATCAATTATTGGCAGTAGAAGAGTGTTCCAACTACATGAAAAAGATTCTTAAACTAGACGATTGGTTTTATATAACGAGTATCAATTACGCCATCGATCAAAACGGAGTTGAACAAAATAGTGTTGTGCTAGAGAAATTTTTAAAAGTAGACAGGGAGAGTGGGCAACAATGA